The Fortiea contorta PCC 7126 genome has a segment encoding these proteins:
- a CDS encoding patatin-like phospholipase family protein, translated as MPYKYKVLSIDGGGIRGIIPAIILDEIEKRTRKPICQLFNLIAGSSTGGILAAGLTKPHPNNKSQPHFQAQDLIDIYRKHGERIFFESYILRLMQVDDILQAKYSAKGREEVLTEFFGDTFLHEALTELFITSYDIELRMPIFFIKNIRNQKLGDNFRKICEGYTMKQAAMATSAAPTYFKPYKIETIDPTDRGYYALVDGCVFANNPTSLAIMEAIITSKKFDSRTPNKPPLTLNDILVVSLGTGSLTRKYHYEQAVKWGLIQWVEPLVNIMLDANSESVACQLEQLLPKADDIPKQYYRFQGFLNEANDDMDDASQQNIERLEKLAKQIIRQKNSELDELCEQLIQGWEQEQQQDQQLLVEN; from the coding sequence ATGCCATATAAATACAAAGTATTATCAATTGACGGTGGTGGTATTCGCGGAATTATTCCTGCAATCATTCTCGACGAAATTGAAAAACGTACGCGAAAACCCATTTGTCAGTTATTTAACTTAATTGCTGGAAGCTCGACAGGCGGAATTCTCGCCGCAGGATTGACGAAACCCCACCCCAACAACAAAAGTCAACCTCATTTCCAAGCCCAGGATCTCATAGACATATACCGCAAACATGGAGAACGCATCTTTTTTGAATCTTATATATTACGGTTGATGCAAGTTGATGATATTCTCCAGGCCAAGTATTCTGCTAAAGGCAGAGAAGAGGTTTTAACTGAATTTTTTGGAGATACTTTTCTCCACGAAGCCTTAACCGAACTTTTTATTACTAGCTACGATATTGAATTGCGGATGCCTATTTTCTTTATTAAGAATATCAGAAACCAAAAATTAGGTGATAACTTTCGCAAGATATGTGAAGGTTATACTATGAAACAAGCCGCAATGGCAACTTCCGCCGCCCCCACCTATTTTAAACCTTACAAAATTGAAACAATCGACCCCACAGATCGGGGTTATTATGCACTAGTTGATGGTTGTGTTTTTGCCAATAACCCTACATCTTTGGCAATTATGGAAGCCATCATCACCTCCAAAAAATTTGATTCTCGAACCCCTAATAAACCACCATTAACCCTCAATGATATCCTCGTAGTTTCTTTAGGAACAGGCTCCTTAACTCGCAAATATCATTACGAGCAAGCGGTCAAGTGGGGATTAATTCAATGGGTAGAACCATTAGTTAATATTATGTTAGATGCTAACAGTGAATCAGTAGCTTGTCAGCTAGAACAATTGTTACCAAAAGCCGATGATATTCCTAAACAATACTACCGCTTCCAAGGATTTCTGAATGAAGCTAACGACGATATGGATGATGCTAGTCAGCAGAATATTGAACGCCTAGAAAAACTAGCAAAACAAATCATTCGCCAAAAAAACTCCGAACTAGATGAATTATGCGAGCAACTGATACAAGGTTGGGAACAAGAACAACAGCAAGACCAACAGTTGCTGGTGGAAAACTAA